Proteins encoded by one window of Cylindrospermum stagnale PCC 7417:
- a CDS encoding ABC transporter transmembrane domain-containing protein has protein sequence MNSSSSLRVEGERKYTSNSQFPTPNAAIIKLLNLLAGDTSLASDFRKVWVLREFQLGDELTSYCLGGQNQDSDNNIYLVCQGRVRLLAFDATAGREVSTQLLLAEQIFGGDHLFCTQPFSYRAIASSAGVVAQIPLGTLKLWLQRLPKLENYLIQLTVERQALIFFKSYTELRSLPSLTIKQFLPHIRESKINAGSSLVEAAPPTTGRFWLARGKIQTSAVVAQSWGYPDVTPIEGIAATELSVYHLPIEHWELATALAPQLFPHKLPPIKEEKFDHNWQISPNPVSQVIDPLPNHSLTDSLHSLQDLDFPQPPPRGRFWRTYPFIQQQSYSDCGAACLAMISQYWGKRLSLNSLRNLAAVDRMGASLQGLAAAAQTLGYDVLPVRASLDKLESNPNPWVAHWQGIHYLVVWRVKGVSILIADPARGKRWLSRSEFEAGWTGYALILNPTERFDALQSEEVSLNRYWQLFQTHRQLLQQIILASVLGSVLGLATPLFTQIVLDRVIPLQSFVPLNIFAVGFLILGIWRIALTAGRQFLLDYFANHIDLSLMSGFISHTLQLPLQFFASRQVEDIISRIQENRKIQIFLTHQVLGAALDAVMVVIFLGLMVYYNWQLTLLVLGWILPIVLLTLGVSPFLKKVSQEILLSSAQQNASVVEMITGVATVKTAGAEASMQNRWQERFMSMVQVRLRGQKLANKLQLANRLLLHLGNTMVLWFGASLVMGGEMTLGEFVAFNLLTSNVVNPVLALVELGNELPEVLISLERLNDVLDSVPEENPQKALPPIRGEVRFENVSFRYNASEERNTLQNMTFKVKPRQTIGIVGESGSGKSTVVNLLTGLYRPHTGRILIDGHDIAEVSPQSLRSQLGFVSQECFLFSGTILDNITLYSSEFSLEGAIASAKLAEAHSFIEALPLGYNTPVGAGGFQLSSGQRQKIAIARALIRNPGILILDEATSALDADSERSFHENLTRISLYRTTFIISQRLCAMYHADCILVLNRGIVVEQGTHQELIAIGGFYSHLAQQQLPL, from the coding sequence ATGAACTCCTCTTCGTCGTTAAGAGTCGAGGGAGAGCGGAAATATACAAGTAATTCCCAGTTTCCCACTCCCAATGCGGCTATTATTAAACTTTTAAATTTACTTGCCGGGGATACAAGTCTAGCATCAGACTTTAGGAAAGTTTGGGTTTTACGGGAATTTCAACTAGGTGACGAACTAACGAGCTACTGTTTAGGGGGGCAAAATCAAGACAGCGACAATAATATTTACTTAGTTTGCCAAGGTCGTGTGCGGTTGCTGGCGTTTGATGCCACTGCTGGGCGAGAAGTTTCTACTCAGTTGCTGTTGGCGGAACAAATCTTTGGCGGCGACCATCTCTTTTGCACTCAACCTTTCTCATACCGCGCGATCGCATCTAGTGCGGGTGTGGTGGCGCAAATTCCCCTCGGTACCCTCAAACTTTGGTTGCAGCGCCTACCTAAGCTAGAAAATTATCTGATTCAGTTAACTGTTGAGCGACAAGCACTAATTTTCTTCAAAAGTTACACTGAGTTGCGCTCATTGCCCAGCTTAACTATCAAGCAATTTTTACCCCATATCCGAGAGAGCAAAATCAACGCTGGTTCGTCTTTGGTAGAAGCAGCACCGCCAACAACAGGACGCTTTTGGCTGGCGAGGGGAAAAATTCAAACCTCAGCAGTTGTAGCTCAAAGCTGGGGATATCCTGATGTCACACCAATCGAGGGCATTGCCGCCACGGAGTTGTCAGTTTACCACTTGCCGATAGAACATTGGGAATTAGCAACAGCTTTAGCACCGCAGCTATTTCCTCACAAGTTGCCACCAATCAAAGAGGAGAAATTTGATCATAACTGGCAAATATCTCCAAATCCTGTTTCCCAGGTAATTGATCCGCTACCTAACCATTCCCTGACAGACAGTCTACACAGTTTACAAGATCTTGATTTTCCTCAACCTCCACCCAGAGGTAGATTCTGGCGTACTTATCCTTTTATTCAGCAGCAGAGTTACTCCGATTGTGGGGCAGCCTGCTTGGCAATGATTAGCCAATATTGGGGCAAACGTTTGAGCCTCAACAGTCTGCGAAATTTAGCGGCAGTAGATCGGATGGGTGCGTCGCTCCAGGGTTTAGCCGCTGCCGCCCAAACTTTAGGCTATGATGTGCTACCTGTGCGGGCGAGTTTGGATAAGCTGGAATCCAATCCTAACCCGTGGGTGGCTCATTGGCAAGGAATTCATTATCTAGTTGTTTGGCGAGTCAAAGGCGTGAGCATTTTAATTGCCGACCCAGCTAGAGGTAAACGCTGGCTCTCGCGTTCTGAGTTTGAAGCCGGCTGGACAGGATACGCCCTGATTTTAAACCCCACGGAACGATTCGACGCCCTCCAAAGTGAGGAAGTTTCTCTAAATCGCTATTGGCAGTTATTCCAGACTCATCGTCAATTACTCCAGCAAATCATTCTCGCCTCAGTCTTGGGTTCAGTTTTGGGACTGGCTACTCCCCTATTTACTCAGATTGTTCTTGACCGCGTCATCCCCCTCCAAAGCTTTGTTCCTCTAAATATCTTTGCTGTCGGCTTCCTCATCTTAGGCATCTGGCGCATAGCTTTAACAGCCGGGCGTCAATTTCTGCTGGACTATTTTGCCAACCACATCGACCTCAGCTTAATGAGTGGTTTTATCAGTCACACATTACAGTTACCGTTGCAGTTTTTTGCCTCGCGCCAAGTGGAAGACATTATTAGCCGTATTCAGGAAAACCGCAAAATTCAGATATTTCTCACCCATCAAGTGCTTGGTGCTGCCTTAGACGCTGTGATGGTGGTGATTTTTTTGGGGTTGATGGTTTATTACAACTGGCAACTGACTCTTTTAGTCCTGGGTTGGATTTTACCGATTGTGCTTTTGACCTTGGGAGTCAGTCCCTTCCTGAAAAAAGTATCCCAGGAAATTCTGCTCTCATCAGCACAACAAAATGCCTCGGTAGTAGAAATGATCACTGGTGTGGCCACAGTTAAAACCGCAGGGGCTGAGGCGTCAATGCAGAATCGTTGGCAGGAGCGGTTTATGAGTATGGTGCAGGTGCGGTTGCGTGGGCAGAAGCTAGCTAATAAATTACAACTAGCTAACCGGTTACTTTTGCACCTCGGTAACACAATGGTGTTGTGGTTCGGGGCGAGTTTGGTGATGGGTGGAGAGATGACCCTGGGTGAGTTTGTGGCTTTTAATCTGCTCACCAGTAATGTTGTTAATCCCGTTTTGGCTTTGGTGGAATTGGGGAATGAGTTGCCAGAGGTACTGATTTCTCTGGAGAGGCTGAACGATGTTTTGGATTCTGTACCCGAAGAAAATCCCCAAAAAGCCCTGCCCCCAATTCGCGGTGAAGTGCGTTTTGAGAATGTCTCTTTTCGTTACAATGCCTCGGAAGAGCGCAACACCTTACAAAATATGACTTTTAAGGTGAAACCCCGGCAGACTATTGGCATTGTTGGTGAAAGTGGTTCTGGTAAAAGCACTGTAGTTAATTTACTGACTGGTTTATATCGTCCCCACACTGGGCGGATTTTGATTGATGGGCATGATATTGCTGAGGTTTCGCCCCAGTCGTTGCGAAGTCAGTTAGGGTTTGTCTCACAGGAATGTTTTCTGTTTTCCGGCACGATTTTAGACAATATCACTTTGTATAGCTCGGAATTTAGTCTTGAAGGTGCGATCGCATCTGCGAAGTTAGCAGAAGCACACAGCTTTATCGAGGCGCTGCCTTTGGGATACAACACCCCCGTCGGCGCTGGCGGTTTCCAGCTTTCTAGTGGACAAAGACAAAAAATTGCGATCGCTCGCGCACTGATCAGAAATCCAGGAATTTTGATTTTGGATGAAGCGACAAGCGCCCTAGATGCCGATTCAGAACGCTCTTTTCACGAAAACTTAACCCGCATTAGTCTGTATCGTACCACCTTCATCATCTCCCAGCGTCTTTGTGCCATGTACCATGCCGACTGTATCCTTGTCCTCAACCGAGGTATCGTCGTTGAGCAAGGTACTCATCAAGAACTAATAGCAATTGGCGGTTTTTATTCCCACTTAGCTCAACAGCAATTGCCGCTGTAA
- a CDS encoding GH116 family glycosyl hydrolase, with product MTILPSPEIPACTWNRPIGLGWDKPYTVRYPSNIDDGPWHGMPLGGFGAGCIGRSSRGDFNLWHIDGGEHTFKNIPACQFSVFESHGASSQAYALSTEPPEDGTLSAWQWYPRSAESKAGKMPTPQDTGTYHALYPRSWFVYENVFQAQLSCEQFSPVWANNYQETSYPVAVFNWKAHNPTDAPITLSIMLTWENMVGWFTNALKSPKVQIRDDGSPVYEYQPRLGKSQGNYHQLIENTQQVGCVLGRVASDAPVQEGDGTWCIATRKHPLIEVFHHTRWNPVGTGDEVWQSFAADGSLPNYVDETAAAENTRIGAALAVRFTLQPGECLEVPFVLAWDFPVTEFAAGVNYYRRYTDFFGRSGQNAEAIAFLSLQEYQNWRSQIQNWQKPILVREDLPPWFKMALFNELYDLTSGGTLWSAASELDPFGQFAVLECLDYRWYESLDVRLYGSFALLMLFPELEKSVIRAFARAIPQSDDHQRIIGYYYTIGADTTTAVRKIAGATPHDLGAPNEHVWEKTNYTCYQDCNLWKDLGSDFVLQVYRDFLFTGADDVEFLADCWDAIVQTLDYLKGFDKDGDGIPENSGAPDQTFDDWRLQGVSAYCGGLWLAALECAIAICDILLTNRQDAKNAKNLETQRSIYGAWLAQSLTVYEEKLWNGQYYRLDSESGTEVVMADQLCGQFYARLLGLPDIVKCDRALSALQTVYDACFLKFFDGQFGAANGVRPDGVPENPNATHPLEVWTGINFGLAAFLVQMGMQDEALRLTQAVVSQIYDNGLQFRTPEAITTTGTFRASTYLRPMAIWAIYLVQNLSKS from the coding sequence ATGACTATTTTACCCTCCCCGGAAATTCCCGCTTGCACTTGGAACCGTCCCATTGGACTCGGCTGGGACAAACCCTATACAGTCCGCTACCCTAGCAATATTGATGATGGCCCGTGGCATGGGATGCCTTTAGGTGGCTTTGGTGCTGGTTGCATTGGTCGTTCTTCACGGGGAGACTTTAACCTGTGGCATATTGACGGCGGTGAACATACTTTCAAAAATATCCCTGCTTGTCAATTTAGCGTTTTTGAGTCTCATGGCGCCTCCTCTCAGGCTTACGCTTTATCTACCGAACCCCCGGAAGATGGCACTCTCTCTGCTTGGCAATGGTATCCGCGTAGTGCAGAATCAAAGGCGGGCAAGATGCCCACCCCACAAGATACAGGCACATATCACGCTTTGTATCCGCGTAGTTGGTTTGTTTATGAGAATGTATTTCAAGCACAGTTAAGCTGTGAGCAATTTTCCCCGGTTTGGGCGAATAATTACCAAGAAACTAGCTACCCTGTGGCGGTGTTTAACTGGAAAGCACATAACCCGACAGATGCACCTATCACTCTCAGTATTATGCTCACTTGGGAAAATATGGTAGGTTGGTTTACTAATGCCCTGAAATCTCCCAAAGTGCAGATACGGGATGATGGTAGTCCGGTTTATGAATATCAGCCACGGTTGGGAAAAAGTCAAGGAAATTATCATCAGTTAATTGAAAATACTCAACAAGTTGGTTGTGTTTTAGGTCGGGTGGCTAGTGATGCACCTGTGCAGGAAGGGGACGGGACTTGGTGTATTGCAACTCGCAAACATCCCCTGATTGAGGTATTTCACCACACTCGATGGAATCCTGTTGGTACGGGTGATGAGGTGTGGCAAAGCTTTGCTGCTGATGGTTCTTTGCCTAATTATGTAGATGAGACAGCGGCCGCAGAGAATACCCGAATTGGGGCGGCGCTGGCTGTGCGTTTCACTCTGCAACCTGGGGAATGTTTAGAAGTTCCTTTTGTGCTGGCTTGGGATTTTCCGGTGACGGAATTTGCGGCGGGAGTTAACTATTATCGCAGATATACAGACTTTTTTGGGCGCAGTGGTCAAAATGCTGAGGCGATCGCATTTCTATCTCTACAAGAATACCAAAATTGGCGATCGCAGATTCAAAACTGGCAAAAACCGATTCTTGTCCGCGAAGATTTACCTCCCTGGTTCAAAATGGCTCTATTTAATGAGCTTTACGACCTTACCAGCGGCGGGACTCTCTGGAGTGCAGCCTCAGAACTTGACCCCTTCGGTCAGTTTGCAGTATTAGAATGCTTAGATTACCGCTGGTATGAAAGTCTCGATGTGCGGTTATACGGTTCCTTCGCTTTGCTGATGTTATTTCCCGAATTGGAAAAGTCGGTAATTCGGGCTTTTGCACGGGCAATTCCCCAGAGTGATGATCATCAGCGGATTATTGGCTACTATTACACCATTGGGGCAGATACTACCACAGCAGTCCGCAAAATTGCCGGGGCGACACCCCATGATTTGGGCGCACCCAATGAACACGTCTGGGAAAAAACTAACTATACCTGCTATCAAGATTGCAATTTGTGGAAGGATTTGGGCAGTGATTTTGTGTTGCAAGTATACCGAGATTTTCTGTTTACGGGTGCTGATGATGTGGAATTTCTCGCAGATTGTTGGGATGCGATTGTGCAGACTCTTGATTATTTGAAAGGTTTCGACAAAGATGGGGATGGGATTCCGGAAAATTCTGGCGCACCTGACCAAACTTTTGATGATTGGCGGTTGCAGGGTGTGAGTGCTTATTGTGGGGGGTTGTGGTTGGCGGCTTTGGAATGTGCGATCGCTATTTGTGATATTTTATTAACGAACCGCCAAGACGCCAAGAACGCCAAGAATTTGGAGACGCAAAGGTCTATTTATGGGGCTTGGTTGGCGCAATCTCTGACTGTGTATGAGGAGAAGCTTTGGAATGGCCAATATTACCGTCTGGATAGTGAAAGTGGAACTGAAGTGGTAATGGCAGATCAGTTGTGTGGGCAGTTCTACGCTAGATTGTTGGGATTACCAGATATTGTAAAATGCGATCGCGCTCTCTCTGCTTTACAAACAGTATATGATGCTTGTTTCTTAAAATTCTTCGATGGTCAGTTTGGTGCTGCTAACGGTGTGCGTCCCGATGGTGTCCCGGAAAATCCTAATGCTACTCATCCCCTAGAAGTCTGGACGGGGATTAACTTTGGACTGGCAGCTTTTCTCGTGCAAATGGGAATGCAGGATGAAGCATTGCGGTTAACACAAGCTGTGGTAAGCCAAATTTACGACAATGGGTTGCAATTCCGCACTCCTGAAGCCATCACCACCACTGGTACTTTCCGCGCTAGTACTTACCTGCGGCCAATGGCTATTTGGGCAATTTACTTGGTTCAGAACTTATCCAAGTCCTAG
- a CDS encoding type II toxin-antitoxin system PemK/MazF family toxin codes for MEGSIEHLVKGDVISVPFPFSDASATKRRPALVIAESDTNNIIVCPITSKPGRDYEIKLEDQDFISGKLNLSPCYIRPNIIATIDKSNVIRHIGKLNFEKINEVITAIIKILQKLPEPPPASKALERGRNPK; via the coding sequence TTGGAAGGATCTATAGAACATCTTGTCAAAGGTGATGTCATCTCTGTACCTTTTCCATTTTCTGACGCATCTGCTACTAAAAGAAGACCTGCGTTAGTAATAGCTGAATCAGATACTAATAATATTATCGTTTGTCCTATTACCAGCAAACCAGGTAGAGACTATGAAATTAAATTAGAAGACCAAGATTTCATATCTGGAAAATTAAATTTAAGTCCTTGTTATATTCGCCCTAACATTATTGCCACGATTGATAAAAGTAATGTTATTCGACATATCGGTAAATTGAACTTTGAAAAAATCAATGAAGTCATTACTGCAATTATTAAAATCCTTCAAAAGCTACCTGAACCACCACCAGCATCAAAAGCTTTAGAACGGGGCAGAAATCCAAAATGA
- a CDS encoding HhoA/HhoB/HtrA family serine endopeptidase, whose amino-acid sequence MQIPKISQSIRQRSIYVLAVAFGVLLTVSSLWVLPSQAESAPRLTIAEAPGLVAQRQSPATAAIGTSSFVTDAVNRVGTAVVRIDTERTITRRVDPFLEDPIFRRFFGEGLPQQSPTEQLRGLGSGFIIDKSGLILTNAHVVDQADKVTVRLKDGRTFEGKVQGIDEVTDLAVVKINAGNDLPVAPLGSSNNVQVGDWAIAVGNPLGFDNTVTLGIVSTLKRSSAQVGITDKRLEFIQTDAAINPGNSGGPLLNGRGEVIGINTAIRADAMGIGFAIPIDKAKAIASQLQRDGKVAHPYLGVQMVTLTPQLAKQNNTDPNSAIVIPEVNGVLVMRVVPNSPAAAAGIRRGDVILQIDGEPITTAEQLQSIVEDSRLGQALQVKVQRGNQTQQISVRTAELQNAS is encoded by the coding sequence ATGCAAATTCCCAAAATATCCCAGTCTATACGCCAACGCAGTATTTATGTTTTAGCAGTTGCTTTCGGAGTTTTGCTCACGGTTAGTAGTTTGTGGGTGTTACCTTCCCAAGCAGAATCTGCGCCCCGCTTGACGATAGCAGAAGCACCGGGACTCGTTGCTCAAAGGCAATCACCTGCAACGGCGGCTATCGGTACTAGTAGTTTTGTGACAGATGCAGTGAACCGTGTGGGAACAGCAGTAGTACGGATTGATACGGAGCGTACTATTACTCGCCGTGTTGATCCATTTTTGGAAGATCCGATTTTCCGGCGGTTTTTTGGTGAAGGTTTGCCCCAACAGTCACCCACGGAGCAATTACGCGGTTTGGGGTCTGGTTTTATTATTGACAAGAGTGGGTTAATTCTCACCAATGCCCATGTAGTGGATCAGGCTGATAAGGTGACAGTCCGCCTCAAAGATGGTCGCACCTTTGAAGGTAAGGTGCAAGGGATTGATGAAGTGACAGATTTGGCGGTGGTGAAGATTAACGCTGGGAATGATTTACCTGTGGCGCCTTTGGGTTCTTCTAATAATGTGCAGGTTGGAGATTGGGCGATCGCAGTTGGTAATCCTTTAGGATTTGATAACACCGTTACTTTGGGCATTGTCAGCACTCTTAAACGTTCCAGCGCCCAAGTGGGAATTACTGATAAACGCTTGGAATTCATTCAAACCGACGCTGCGATTAACCCTGGTAACTCTGGGGGGCCATTATTAAACGGTAGAGGTGAGGTGATTGGGATTAATACAGCGATTCGGGCGGATGCGATGGGGATTGGGTTTGCGATTCCTATTGATAAAGCTAAAGCGATCGCATCGCAATTGCAACGTGACGGTAAAGTTGCTCACCCTTATTTAGGCGTGCAAATGGTGACATTAACGCCCCAGCTAGCAAAACAGAATAACACTGACCCGAATTCGGCGATCGTCATTCCTGAAGTTAATGGGGTTTTGGTGATGCGAGTTGTCCCCAATTCGCCAGCAGCAGCAGCCGGTATTCGACGCGGCGATGTGATTCTCCAAATTGATGGAGAACCAATCACCACCGCCGAACAGTTGCAAAGCATTGTGGAAGATAGTCGCCTTGGTCAAGCGTTGCAGGTGAAAGTGCAACGGGGTAATCAGACACAGCAGATTTCAGTCCGCACCGCTGAGTTGCAAAACGCTTCGTAG
- a CDS encoding metal-sensing transcriptional repressor, producing MNSSNRLAKESLPTSQQAEHTHDHDLDHNHTDHTPGTGESAHPHVHSQESLRRIVNRLSRIEGHVRGIKTMVQQSTPCPDVLLQIAAVRGALDRVARIVLDEHLTECVARAAKEGNMEFEIEQLKAALDRFLP from the coding sequence ATGAATAGCTCAAACCGATTAGCTAAAGAATCCTTGCCAACATCCCAGCAAGCAGAACACACCCACGATCACGATCTAGACCACAACCACACAGATCATACTCCTGGGACTGGAGAATCGGCTCATCCTCACGTCCATAGTCAAGAGTCTTTGCGGCGAATTGTCAATCGGCTGTCGCGGATCGAAGGACACGTTCGTGGCATTAAGACAATGGTGCAGCAAAGTACCCCTTGTCCTGATGTTTTATTGCAAATTGCCGCTGTTAGAGGCGCATTGGATCGGGTAGCGCGAATTGTATTGGATGAACATTTAACTGAGTGTGTTGCCAGAGCTGCCAAAGAAGGCAATATGGAATTTGAAATTGAACAACTTAAAGCTGCTTTAGATCGGTTTTTACCTTAG
- the menH gene encoding 2-succinyl-6-hydroxy-2,4-cyclohexadiene-1-carboxylate synthase, with the protein MILENYQFNYSLIAKQDKPLILFLHGFMGNINEFDQAIKLLSDDFSYLTLDLPGHGKTQVFGGDEYYKMEHTAHGLINLLDELKISQCFLVGYSMGGRLALYLTLNFPERFLKVVLESASPGLPTDAERLNRIKLDSQIARKLTRSVAKNDFAAFLDNWYNQPIFGDIKNHPEYARMVASRLENNPRELEKSLRFMGTGYQPSLWEKLEENKIPLLLLVGEYDNKFIAINTPMVNRCEFAQLKVISNAGHNIHFENTSAFVQNVRNFLMQ; encoded by the coding sequence ATGATCCTAGAAAACTATCAATTTAACTATTCTTTAATTGCTAAACAAGATAAACCATTAATTCTTTTTTTACACGGATTTATGGGTAACATCAATGAATTTGATCAAGCCATAAAATTATTATCTGATGATTTTTCTTATCTAACACTTGACCTCCCCGGACATGGCAAAACTCAAGTTTTCGGTGGGGATGAATACTATAAAATGGAACATACTGCTCATGGTTTAATCAACTTATTGGATGAGTTAAAAATATCTCAATGCTTTTTAGTTGGTTATTCAATGGGGGGTAGATTAGCTTTATACCTCACCCTAAACTTCCCGGAACGTTTTCTAAAAGTTGTCCTAGAGTCAGCTTCCCCAGGTTTGCCAACAGATGCAGAACGATTAAACCGCATTAAACTAGATTCCCAAATAGCCAGAAAATTAACTAGAAGTGTTGCTAAAAATGACTTTGCTGCTTTTCTAGACAATTGGTACAATCAGCCAATTTTTGGTGATATCAAAAATCACCCAGAATACGCTCGCATGGTAGCCAGCCGTTTAGAAAATAATCCACGGGAATTAGAGAAATCACTGCGCTTTATGGGCACTGGCTACCAACCCTCTTTGTGGGAAAAGCTAGAAGAAAATAAAATTCCTTTGCTTTTGCTAGTTGGCGAATATGATAATAAATTTATAGCTATTAACACACCAATGGTTAACAGATGTGAGTTTGCCCAGCTAAAAGTAATTAGTAATGCTGGGCATAATATTCATTTTGAAAACACTTCGGCTTTTGTGCAAAATGTCAGAAATTTTTTGATGCAGTAA
- a CDS encoding glycoside hydrolase family 24 protein has translation MGGSPTDPVLGGKQLPLVMKGGDPYIRALMRTISASEASGNRPYSLLYGGQQVNDLSRHPEICVTIVTGPNTGNCSTAAGRYQIINTTWYHIAPRYHPKPTQLMFWTGYSFEPEYQDVVVHRWLSDSRVWETDISQLLRQGKLNEVLRRLSPTWTSLGYGIETNSNTRYLPKVYQNVLQEELTAANQPASPKLTPTPTSKLKSKK, from the coding sequence TTGGGAGGATCGCCTACTGATCCTGTTCTTGGGGGAAAACAGCTTCCCTTAGTGATGAAAGGCGGTGATCCTTACATCCGTGCTTTAATGCGAACCATCTCAGCAAGTGAGGCCAGTGGGAACCGTCCTTATTCTTTGTTATATGGCGGACAGCAAGTCAATGACCTCAGCCGTCATCCGGAGATATGCGTCACCATTGTCACAGGCCCGAACACTGGTAATTGTTCCACGGCGGCTGGCAGATATCAAATCATCAATACTACTTGGTATCATATCGCCCCCCGCTATCACCCAAAACCGACGCAGTTAATGTTTTGGACTGGTTATAGTTTTGAACCAGAGTATCAAGATGTGGTGGTTCACCGCTGGTTGAGTGACTCACGAGTTTGGGAAACTGACATTTCTCAACTGCTGCGTCAGGGAAAGTTAAATGAAGTTTTGCGGCGACTGTCTCCCACTTGGACAAGTTTGGGATATGGGATAGAAACTAATTCCAACACTCGTTATTTACCTAAGGTTTATCAGAATGTCTTGCAAGAAGAATTAACCGCAGCTAATCAACCAGCATCACCAAAGTTGACACCTACACCTACCAGCAAACTAAAATCTAAGAAGTAA
- a CDS encoding SDR family oxidoreductase produces the protein MKAFVAGATGETGRRIVQELIARNIPVRSLVRDLEKARGILSPEVELFVGDILQPESLSAALGDSTVVLCATGAKPSFDPTGPYKVDFEGTKNLVDAAKTKGIEHFVLVSSLCTSQLFHPLNLFWLILLWKKQAEEYLQKSGLTYTIVRPGGLKNEDDLNPIVMQSADTLFDGSIPRQKVAQVCIESLFESAARNKIVEIIAKPEATSKSFGELFANVA, from the coding sequence ATGAAAGCATTTGTAGCAGGTGCAACAGGTGAAACAGGTCGCCGGATTGTGCAAGAACTGATAGCGCGGAATATTCCCGTCCGGTCCTTGGTGCGCGATCTAGAGAAAGCTAGGGGTATTTTGTCTCCTGAAGTCGAGTTGTTTGTAGGCGACATATTACAACCAGAAAGCCTGTCTGCTGCTTTGGGTGATAGCACTGTTGTGCTGTGTGCCACTGGTGCGAAACCCAGCTTTGACCCCACTGGCCCCTACAAAGTAGATTTTGAAGGTACTAAAAATTTAGTAGATGCGGCTAAGACAAAGGGAATTGAGCATTTTGTCCTTGTTTCTTCTTTGTGTACCTCCCAGTTATTTCATCCGCTAAACTTGTTTTGGCTGATTTTGCTGTGGAAAAAACAAGCTGAAGAGTATCTTCAGAAAAGTGGACTGACTTATACAATTGTCCGACCTGGGGGTTTGAAGAATGAAGATGATCTCAACCCGATAGTGATGCAGAGCGCTGATACATTGTTCGATGGTAGCATTCCCCGGCAAAAAGTCGCCCAAGTTTGTATTGAGTCCCTGTTTGAATCAGCCGCACGTAATAAAATTGTTGAGATTATAGCTAAACCTGAGGCTACCTCTAAAAGCTTTGGCGAGTTATTTGCTAACGTCGCCTGA
- a CDS encoding DUF1997 domain-containing protein produces MLARKGEYQSLEIKEAILPVVSSVAEDENQLKEVNVSTTTKFYGHYQDFMEMHAPIEVVAEYIGAHQSWFYRCAEPMKVQPLGENGYALVIGRFGSFGYEVEPKVGLELLPADAGIYRIRTIPIPDYQPPGYDVDYRASLQLTENLASDVSTNVGEITRVEWDLDLTVDLHFPRFIQRLPQSLIQSTGDRLLNQIVRQVSRRLTKKVQEDFHQSLGIPFSVESQKKRSH; encoded by the coding sequence ATGCTGGCAAGAAAGGGCGAATATCAATCTTTAGAAATAAAAGAAGCAATTTTACCAGTGGTGTCAAGCGTCGCAGAAGACGAGAACCAATTAAAAGAAGTAAATGTATCTACGACAACAAAATTTTATGGTCATTATCAAGACTTTATGGAAATGCATGCCCCGATAGAGGTGGTTGCTGAGTATATTGGTGCTCACCAATCATGGTTTTATCGCTGCGCTGAACCCATGAAGGTGCAACCATTAGGGGAAAATGGCTATGCTTTAGTAATTGGTCGTTTTGGCTCTTTTGGTTATGAAGTAGAGCCGAAGGTTGGTTTGGAATTATTGCCCGCAGATGCAGGTATATACCGCATCCGTACTATCCCCATACCTGACTACCAGCCACCTGGTTATGATGTGGACTATCGGGCATCGCTACAGTTAACAGAAAATCTGGCTAGCGATGTATCTACTAATGTTGGTGAGATTACACGAGTGGAATGGGATTTGGATTTGACGGTTGATCTGCACTTTCCCAGATTTATTCAGCGATTACCCCAGTCTTTAATTCAATCTACTGGCGATCGCTTACTTAACCAAATTGTTCGCCAAGTCTCCCGTCGCTTAACTAAAAAAGTCCAGGAAGATTTTCATCAATCTTTGGGTATACCGTTTTCTGTCGAATCTCAAAAAAAGCGCTCTCATTAA